A window of uncultured Methanobrevibacter sp. genomic DNA:
CATGGAATGTAGAGATGCATGTCTGGGAGGAGCAATAAGTGGAATAGAATGGAACTCAAAACTTAAAAGAAATGACTTTTATGATGATAAAAAATGTGAAAAGTATGCATTAAAAGTTTCTGAAGAAAATTTAGGAAAAGCAGATACAGTATGTGGAAAATGTATCTTTGCATGCCCACATACACAAAAATATATCAAAAAGCTATAAGTAAATTGCATAACTATAATCATTAGATAAATGAGAAATATCTAATTTTTGTATTTTTTTATCCATGTGGACAGTTTCAAGCTCATCATTGGAATCCAGAGCAACCACAAAACCCATTTTTGTCCAAAACTCCAAAGCCCCATCCAAGTTTTTATGGGTATGCAAATAGATTTTGTCATAACCTGCTTCATTTGCAAAATTTTCAGCTATGGAAAACATTTTTGAAGCCAAACCACAACGCCTAAATCTCTCGTCAACAAATAGTCTCCATATGCTGGAAGTGGTATCTTTTGAATATAACTGCCTGAACTCTGGAAAATCCTTATCATAAGCCCTTATACCAATTGTTGCAATAATCTCACCGGTTTCACCATATGCAACAAAAAAATTATTAATTTTAGGATTAATATAATATTCATCCATTTTTACAATGTCTTGATGCCATTCAGGAACATAATCATAGCCAAATTCTTTTTTAATCATCTTAAATAAAAATTTTTGAACATTAACAATTTCATTTGGGTCATTACTCATTGGTCTAATTTCTAAATTCATGACATCACCATCACAAAAAGTATTACTAACTATATAATAAATTAATTTAATAAGTAATACTTTTTAGTAAATTTTGAATAACTTTAATATTGATAAAGTACAAATTAGTATATAAAATTTGTCATTTTAACTTTAAAGGTGATTTCATGGAGAAGTTATTAGATGTAGAAAATGTTTCGATTTCATTTATTCAATATACCCAAGGATTAAATCAAAGAGATTTAAAAGTTATCACCGATTTAACCC
This region includes:
- a CDS encoding GNAT family N-acetyltransferase codes for the protein MNLEIRPMSNDPNEIVNVQKFLFKMIKKEFGYDYVPEWHQDIVKMDEYYINPKINNFFVAYGETGEIIATIGIRAYDKDFPEFRQLYSKDTTSSIWRLFVDERFRRCGLASKMFSIAENFANEAGYDKIYLHTHKNLDGALEFWTKMGFVVALDSNDELETVHMDKKIQKLDISHLSNDYSYAIYL